One region of Chelonoidis abingdonii isolate Lonesome George chromosome 14, CheloAbing_2.0, whole genome shotgun sequence genomic DNA includes:
- the LOC116830096 gene encoding olfactory receptor 6N1-like gives MWRRWGRGSSDVSNTLCRFLHYLHHLPDGQHFLWNLSFLESCYISVTIPKMLVNFVSEERTISFTGCAIQMHFILSLGTAECYLLAVMAYDRYRAICSPLHYPTIMNPRACAKMAIACWLCGILMPMGKVIWIFSLPYCGPNEINHFFCDIHPVLKLACGDTSRSEVFIVLISLIITVIPFLMVLVSYACILYTILKTTSSEGRHKAFSTCSSHLTVVILFYGSACAMYLQPKSSHIAEVDRVVALFYTVITPTLNPMIYSLRNQEVKAALRRLMERKRFS, from the coding sequence GATCCAGTGACGTGAGCAATACTTTGTGTAGGTTTCTCCATTATCTACACCATCTCCCTGATGGGCAACACTTCCTCTGGAATCTGTCCTTCCTGGAGAGCTGCTACATCTCTGTCACCATCCCCAAGATGCTGGTCAACTTTGTCTCTGAGGAGAGGACCATCTCCTTCACTGGGTGTGCCATCCAGATGCACTTCATCCTTTCTCTTGGGACAGCAGAGTGCTACCTGCTGGCTGTGATGGCCTATGACCGCTACAGGGCCATCTGCTCCCCTCTGCACTACCCCACCATTATGAATCCCAGAGCCTGCGCCAAGATGGCCATTGCCTGCTGGCTCTGTGGAATCCTGATGCCCATGGGCAAAGTGATTTGGATCTTCTCATTGCCCTACTGTGGGCCCAACGAGATCAACCACTTCTTCTGTGACATCCACCCTGTGCTGAAGCTGGCCTGTGGGGACACCTCCAGGAGTGAGGTCTTCATTGTACTAATCAGCCTAATAATCACTGTCATCCCCTTCCTGATGGTGCTGGTGTCCTATGCCTGCATCCTCTACACCATCCTGAAGACGACTTCATCCGAGGGAAGGCACAAAGctttctccacctgctcctcccacctcacTGTGGTCATCTTGTTCTACGGCTCAGCCTGCGCTATGTACCTGCAGCCCAAGTCCAGCCACATAGCAGAAGTGGACAGAGTGGTGGCCCTGTTTTATACTGTCATCACCCCCACGTTAAACCCCATGATCTACAGCCTAAGGAACCAGGAGGTGAAGGCTGCTCTGAGGAGACTGATGGAGAGGAAAAGGTTTTCATGA
- the LOC116830100 gene encoding olfactory receptor 6N1-like, with amino-acid sequence MADRDWGNQTAITEFILLGFGDLPGLQFFLFLLFLVIYIATAAGNTLMVVLVVADQHLHTPMYFFLGNLSCLEICYSSTILPRILVSLLTGDKTISVSGCITQLYFFGGLVGTECYLLAVMSYDRYLAICKPLHYSALMNARFCLQLAAGSWFNGCLGVTIIVLLMSQSVFCGSNEIDHLYCDPIPLIKLSCRDTLLIMLLNFILACVFTLPPFLLTLTSYVCIITTILRIPSTTGRHKAFSICSSHLIVVTIFYGTLMSVSMLPTLDTLRVLKKVLSLCYTVLTPLVNPLIYSLRNREVREALSKALSQYVAFKKTCRDS; translated from the coding sequence atggcagacagagactgGGGAAACCAAACGGCCATCACAgaattcatcctcctgggattCGGGGATCTCCCTGGGCTGCaattttttctcttcctgctgtttctAGTAATCTACATAGCAACTGCAGCCGGAAACACTCTCATGGTTGTGCTAGTTGTGGCTGACcagcaccttcacacccccatgtacttcttcctggggaaccTGTCCTGCTTAGAGATCTGCTATTcctccaccatcctgcccaggATCCTGGTCAGTCTCCTGACTGGGGACAAAACTATCTCAGTCAGTGGCTGCATCACACAACTGTATTTCTTTGGTGGTCTGGTAGGTACAGAATGCTATCTGCTAGCAGTGATGTCTTATGATCGGTATTTAGCAATATGTAAACCCCTGCACTATTCAGCTCTGATGAATGCCAGGTTTTGCCTCCAGTTGGCAGCTGGGTCATGGTTCAATGGTTGTTTGGGTGTTACCATAATTGTATTACTCATGTCACAGTCAGTATTCTGTGGCTCGAATGAAATTGACCATTTGTACTGTGATCCCATCCCACTGATTAAACTTTCCTGCAGGGACACACTCCTCATCAtgttgttgaatttcatcctagccTGTGTATTCACCCTGCCTCCGTTCCTGTTAACCCTGACATCCTACGTCTGCATCATCACCACcatcctgagaatcccttccACCACTGGGAGGCACAAAGCCTTTTCCATTtgctcctcccacctcattgTGGTAACAATTTTCTATGGAACCCTAATGAGTGTCTCCATGCTACCAACACTCGATACACTGAGAGTGCTAAAGAAAGTGCTCTCTCTTTGCTACACGGTCCTGACTCCCCTGGTGAACCctctcatctacagcctgagaaacagagaggtTAGGGAAGCCTTGAGCAAAGCACTCAGTCAGTATGTGGCTTTCAAAAAAACATGCAGAGACTCCTAG
- the LOC116834570 gene encoding olfactory receptor 6N1-like gives MADRDWGNQTAITEFILLGFGDLPGLQFFLFLLFLVIYIATAAGNTLMVVLVVADQHLHTPMYFFLGNLSCLEICYSSTILPRILVSLLTGDKTISVSGCITQLYFFGGLVGTECYLLAVMSYDRYLAICKPLHYSALMNARFCLQLAAGSWFNGCLGVTIIVLLMSQSVFCGSNEIDHLYCDPIPLIKLSCRDTLLIMLLNFILACVFTLPPFLLTLTSYVCIITTILRIPSTTGRHKAFSICSSHLIVVTIFYGTLMSVSMLPTLDTLRVLKKVLSLCYMVLTPLVNPLIYSLRNREVREALSKALSQYVAFKKTCRDS, from the coding sequence atggcagacagagactgGGGAAACCAAACGGCCATCACAgaattcatcctcctgggattCGGGGATCTCCCTGGGCTGCaattttttctcttcctgctgtttctAGTAATCTACATAGCAACTGCAGCCGGAAACACTCTCATGGTTGTGCTAGTTGTGGCTGACcagcaccttcacacccccatgtacttcttcctggggaaccTGTCCTGCTTAGAGATCTGCTATTcctccaccatcctgcccaggATCCTGGTCAGTCTCCTGACTGGGGACAAAACTATCTCAGTCAGTGGCTGCATCACACAACTGTATTTCTTTGGTGGTCTGGTAGGTACAGAATGCTATCTGCTAGCAGTGATGTCTTATGATCGGTATTTAGCAATATGTAAACCCCTGCACTATTCAGCTCTGATGAATGCCAGGTTTTGCCTCCAGTTGGCAGCTGGGTCATGGTTCAATGGTTGTTTGGGTGTTACCATAATTGTATTACTCATGTCACAGTCAGTATTCTGTGGCTCGAATGAAATTGACCATTTGTACTGTGATCCCATCCCACTGATTAAACTTTCCTGCAGGGACACACTCCTCATCAtgttgttgaatttcatcctagccTGTGTATTCACCCTGCCTCCGTTCCTGTTAACCCTGACATCCTACGTCTGCATCATCACCACcatcctgagaatcccttccACCACTGGGAGGCACAAAGCCTTTTCCATTtgctcctcccacctcattgTGGTAACAATTTTCTATGGAACCCTAATGAGTGTCTCCATGCTACCAACACTCGATACACTGAGAGTGCTAAAGAAAGTGCTCTCTCTTTGCTACATGGTCCTGACTCCCCTGGTGAACCctctcatctacagcctgagaaacagagaggtTAGGGAAGCCTTGAGCAAAGCACTCAGTCAATATGTGGCTTTCAAAAAAACATGCAGAGACTCCTAG